CGCATTAGAGTCGTCCCTTCTGGCCTGCCGAGGTCTTGCCTCTGAATACCCTCCGCCTATGTGACGGATGGCAAATCCAATTCAAATTCTTATCTGCCTTTATCTCAGGGTTCGCAGGTTCAACGAGGATTATCTCATACCATTTCCGCTTCCCGTCTTCTGCCACCCAGTATGAATTAAGAACTTCCATATTTGGATATTTTCGCGCAGTTCGCTCCTCCGCGATTCGCTGCAAGCTCTTTCCAGGCGTCATCTTGTGCACAGCCATCCTCCGCGATTTCCGCCCGTGCTTTGGCCTTGACTTCCTTCGACCGCCTCGCCGCACCTTCGCTCGCACTACGATGATGCCGTGTTTCGCTTTGTAGCCTAAAGCGCGGGCCCTGTCCACTCGCGTTGGTCTCTCTAACCGTATAACCGCAGGTTCACGCCTCCATTCCTGTAATCGTAACTGCCGGAACTCCTGTACGTACGAGTCCTTTGGCCGCTTCCATGCCTCACCTATATATCTATAAAATGACTTTGACATTTCTCCTGTGCTCCCTAGAAAGATGATTTTAAAATAAATAAGATAGGAAGGGAAATAAAGTTATATGCTAGGTTAGTATTATTCTATTACAGATACAGGTAGCACGTAGTCCAGTAAGAAGTAAAGAAAAGGGAGAATGTGATAGAGATGGTAAGTAAGCCCAAGCCGTTGGACGTATTAAACAAATCGCTGAAATCCTCGGTCATCGTGAGAATCCGGGGAGGCAGAGAGTTTAGAGGTACGTTGGAAGGATATGATCTGCACATGAACTTGGTATTGAGCGATGCAGAGGAGTTGAGCAGCGATGATTCGGTCAAGACCTTTTCAGGCGAGATTCTGATGCGAGGTGATAACGTGGTGTATATCTCGCCGACCATACAGAAAGAGGCAGAAAAAGTCGAAGATGCGAGTAAAAGCAAGGAAGGGGAAGAGAAAGGGACATGGTAAAAGGAACACCTTCACAGGGCAAAAGGCAAAAGAGGTCACACTTAACGTGCAGACGCTGTGGCAAGCTCACGTACAGCATACATGCAAAGTACTGCGTGGCATGCGGGTTCGGGAAATCGAGTAAGATCCGATCGTATAATTGGACTGCTAAAAAGCCGTAAAATTAGAAAGAGTGACAGCCAGCGGCCGAGGTAGCTTAGCGGACTAAAGCGCCGGCCTTGAGAGCCGGTGTCCCCAACGGGACACGAGGGTTCAAATCCCTTCCTCGGCGTTCTCTGTGGCGCAAAACCTCACGCCATGTCACTGCACTGCTCAACGGTGTTATTATTATAACCAAGGGTTAAAATGGAAGAATACGTCAACCAGTTGGATAGGGCATTGAAACAGATGCCGAGTACGACGACTAGTGACTCGCGGTTCGCGATACCCGCGCTCAAGGTATTTATAGAGGGAAAGACCACGATATTTGACAATTTTGACGCTGTCTGTGACTATATACGC
The DNA window shown above is from Methanomicrobia archaeon and carries:
- a CDS encoding 50S ribosomal protein L15e; its protein translation is MSKSFYRYIGEAWKRPKDSYVQEFRQLRLQEWRREPAVIRLERPTRVDRARALGYKAKHGIIVVRAKVRRGGRRKSRPKHGRKSRRMAVHKMTPGKSLQRIAEERTARKYPNMEVLNSYWVAEDGKRKWYEIILVEPANPEIKADKNLNWICHPSHRRRVFRGKTSAGQKGRL
- a CDS encoding small nuclear ribonucleoprotein (Enables 3` processing of polyadenylated mRNAs and tRNA precursors) — protein: MVSKPKPLDVLNKSLKSSVIVRIRGGREFRGTLEGYDLHMNLVLSDAEELSSDDSVKTFSGEILMRGDNVVYISPTIQKEAEKVEDASKSKEGEEKGTW
- a CDS encoding 50S ribosomal protein L37e, which encodes MVKGTPSQGKRQKRSHLTCRRCGKLTYSIHAKYCVACGFGKSSKIRSYNWTAKKP